A genomic window from Pseudoalteromonas piratica includes:
- a CDS encoding tetratricopeptide repeat protein: MNNSNDPTPFAWLNLADEAFHNKDYQLAIKYYKQAAKFAPYLRNAYQGLGRSYLKLNNAGKAKNAFETALKLTHDDNLEEMYQTKITKLQVYLNKITHIISY; this comes from the coding sequence ATAAACAATTCCAATGATCCGACACCATTTGCCTGGCTTAATTTAGCTGACGAAGCATTTCACAATAAGGATTATCAACTGGCTATTAAATACTACAAACAAGCGGCCAAATTTGCACCTTATCTCAGGAATGCTTACCAAGGGTTAGGGCGTTCTTACTTAAAGTTAAATAATGCAGGTAAGGCAAAAAATGCTTTTGAAACAGCACTTAAATTAACCCATGATGACAACCTCGAAGAGATGTACCAAACAAAGATCACTAAGCTTCAGGTTTATTTAAATAAAATAACACACATTATTAGCTATTAA
- a CDS encoding LysR family transcriptional regulator, producing MNTSLLSNLHTFVVAAEQLNFSRASDLLHITPSAVSHQMKQLETHLDVKLFVRKSKGVALTNEAKLLYSSVKKAFSEIESGVEKAQAPNTQKLVIAAIPSVVSCVLVNKLAELQALLPNYQIQFISQHHIVNFEQQNIDCHIHFGNGKYANAVAKKLANEVVYPVCAPECD from the coding sequence ATGAACACTAGCCTGTTATCCAATTTACACACCTTTGTTGTGGCCGCTGAACAGCTTAACTTTAGCCGAGCAAGCGATTTACTTCACATAACGCCAAGTGCGGTAAGTCACCAAATGAAACAGTTAGAAACGCATTTAGATGTGAAATTATTTGTTCGCAAATCAAAAGGGGTAGCACTTACCAATGAAGCGAAACTGCTTTATAGCTCAGTAAAAAAAGCCTTTTCAGAAATAGAGTCTGGTGTTGAAAAAGCGCAAGCGCCGAACACCCAAAAGCTGGTTATAGCGGCTATCCCGAGTGTTGTTTCTTGTGTATTAGTGAATAAATTAGCCGAGCTGCAAGCTTTGTTACCTAACTATCAAATACAATTTATTAGTCAGCATCACATTGTTAACTTTGAACAGCAAAATATTGATTGTCATATTCACTTTGGTAATGGCAAATATGCTAATGCAGTTGCTAAAAAATTGGCAAAT
- a CDS encoding OsmC family protein — translation MIEGYTDNPVGELAKNDEGKLCITSVTLKPEVILAEQSIAHKKSLVELHHQAHEACFLARSVNFEINITLNE, via the coding sequence GTGATTGAAGGTTATACTGATAACCCAGTTGGCGAACTTGCTAAGAACGATGAAGGCAAACTATGTATTACGAGTGTCACGTTAAAACCTGAGGTGATATTGGCAGAGCAATCAATTGCGCATAAAAAAAGCTTGGTAGAGTTACACCACCAAGCTCATGAAGCCTGCTTTTTAGCGCGCTCCGTTAATTTTGAGATTAATATAACATTAAACGAATAA
- a CDS encoding peptidase M16 family protein encodes MLYSKLYQGHAYESYNYGDISDLEALTLEDLKAFYKAEFTQAKLNVGISGAMSDAAKAKLLKDLSTLPEGSEKRLTIADAPKLEGRHATIVEKPAKSTAVSFGSRLIRFVAIKIGRHFG; translated from the coding sequence GTGTTATACAGCAAGCTTTACCAAGGCCATGCATATGAAAGCTACAACTATGGTGATATTTCTGATTTAGAAGCACTCACACTTGAAGACTTAAAAGCATTTTATAAAGCTGAATTTACCCAAGCTAAATTAAATGTCGGTATTTCAGGTGCCATGTCAGATGCAGCAAAAGCGAAGCTGCTTAAAGACTTAAGCACACTTCCTGAAGGCAGTGAAAAGCGCTTAACGATTGCTGATGCGCCTAAGTTGGAAGGTCGTCATGCAACTATCGTTGAAAAACCAGCTAAATCAACAGCGGTAAGCTTTGGTTCCCGATTGATACGATTCGTAGCGATAAAGATTGGGCGGCACTTTGGTTAA
- a CDS encoding peptidase M16 family protein has translation MRSYFGEHRNSNSFLYQRIRQIRGMNYGDYAYIEYFPRGMYQTKPDANLGRSEQIFQIWLRPLRSNNDAHFATRVAQYELDKLIENGMSKEDFESTRNFLTNFVPQMVASQDRQLGYALDSKFYNTDEFVAYVRKQLASLTVEDVNRVIRDNLQNKNIHYVFITGDAKDMKARLANETVSPLKYNAENQNHLLMKIR, from the coding sequence ATGCGTTCTTACTTTGGTGAGCACCGTAACTCAAACAGCTTCTTATATCAGCGTATTCGCCAAATTCGTGGTATGAACTATGGTGATTACGCGTATATTGAGTACTTCCCACGTGGTATGTATCAAACTAAACCAGATGCTAACTTAGGTCGTTCTGAGCAGATTTTCCAAATCTGGTTGCGTCCACTACGCTCTAACAATGATGCGCACTTTGCAACACGTGTTGCGCAATACGAGCTTGATAAGCTAATTGAAAACGGCATGAGCAAAGAAGATTTCGAATCAACTCGTAACTTCTTAACTAACTTTGTGCCGCAAATGGTTGCAAGCCAAGATCGCCAGTTAGGTTATGCACTTGATAGCAAGTTCTACAATACTGATGAATTTGTTGCGTATGTTCGTAAGCAGCTTGCGAGCTTAACCGTTGAAGATGTAAACCGTGTTATTCGTGACAACCTGCAAAATAAAAACATTCACTATGTATTTATTACCGGTGATGCGAAAGACATGAAAGCACGCTTAGCAAACGAAACGGTTTCTCCGCTTAAATACAATGCTGAAAACCAAAATCACTTACTGATGAAGATAAGGTAA